TGGGCGACGTTGACCGTGCTCGTCTGCACAAGGCCGGCAGTCGGCACCGCGTCGAGAACGTCGCTCGGTTCGACGTGGCCGGAGCGTCCGGCCTTCGGTGTCAGCAGCCAGATGATTCCCTGGTCGGAGAGCTGACGCCGGGCGTCGATGAGCGCGTTGGCAAGATCACCGTCATCGTCCCGCCACCACAGCAGCACGATGTCGACGACGTCGTCGGAGCCTTCCGGCACAAGCTCGGTCCCACTGGCGGCGACGACAGCCTCCAACAGGTCGCCCGCGATGTCGTCGTCCTCGTTGATGGACTGCACCATGGTTCCGGCGACGACTCCCAGACGCTCCGCACGTCGCTGACCCTCGGCGTTCGCCGCGGTCGGACTCACCCTCCGCTACCTCCTGCTCGTATGCCTGACGGGCGAGCGTAAGCCCGCGCGTCCCGGTCGGACAAACCTCACGGCCCTGCTGGCCGTGAGCCCCGCCGTGACCTAAGTCCACCGGACCATGCGGTGACAACGCAAGTGCCACGCCGCTGGTTGTGGACAACCGGGTGTATGCCGTCCGTTCTATGGCACCTCAACTGGACAAACCCGGCCAAGACGCCGAGCCCTGCCTCGATGTCAAGACATGGCACCAACGGAGCACCGCGGACCCTCCTCAGCCGGAGAGGAAGGAGAAGCGGACGGTCCGATCGGGGTTGTCCACGTTCAGGTCGACCAGAGCGACCGACTGCCAGGTCCCGAGGGCGAGCCGGCCACCGATCACCGGCACGGTAAGCGACGGCGGGATGAACGCGGGCATGACGTGCGAGCGCCCGTGCCCCGCGCTGCCGTGCGCGTGCCGCCAGCGGTCGTCCGCGGGCAGCAGGCCGGCGAGGGCGGCGAGCAGGTCCTCGTCGCTGCCTGACCCGAGCTCGAGGATCGCGACACCCGCCGTGGCGTGCGGCACGAAGACCGACAGCAGCCCGTCCCCGCGGCCGGCGACGAACCGGCCCGCCTCCCCCGTCAGGTCATGGACCCGGTCGCTACGCCCGGTCCGTACCGAGATCGTGGTCGTATCCATGCCGCGCATCATCGCCGCCCGGCTCGCGCCGGCCCCACCCCGCCCACCGCGCTTCACGCCGCGCCCACGCCGGCCAGCCAGCCCGCCCGATACCGGGGCGATCCGGGCCGAGGCGGGAGTGTCGGCGGCGTACCGAGCGCCTCGGGACGAGGCCGGTGGGCGCCGGAGCGTCAGGGCATACGGTGGGGCGCGGCGAGCGTTGATTTTGCTACGCAGTTTCGTTGACGTTCGTCACAGTCGACGCGGCGGAACTCGGCGTTAACCGGGGTGTGCGTGACGTCCCTGCCGGGACGGAGCACCATGACGTCAGCATGTCCGCCCAGGCACGACCTGCCTGGGATGGCCATCACCCGAGGGCTAGGAGCAGAGGAAAGTGGCACAGGACAGTAATCGGAAGTTCTCGGTCATCACCGACGGACTACCAAGCCAGCTGCCCGACGTCGACCCGTCGGAAACCAGCGAATGGCTCGAGTCCCTCGACGCCGTCATCGCCGAGCAGGGACGGGGACGCGCCCGTTTCCTCATGCTCAAACTCCTCGAACGAGCCCGCGCCAACGCGGTGGGCGTACCGTCCCTGACCAGCACGGACTTCATCAACACGATCTCCCCGGAGCAGGAGCCCTGGTTCCCCGGCGACGAGCACGTGGAACGGCGCATCCGGGCATACATCCGGTGGAACGCCGCCATCATGGTGAGCCGCGCCAACCGTCCCGAGTACAACGTGGGCGGACATATCGCCACCTACGCGTCGAGCGCGAGCCTGTACGAGGTCGGGTTCAACCATTTCTTCAGTGGCAAGGATCATCTGACCAGCTCGCCCGGCAGCTCCTCCGGCGACCAGATCTTCATTCAGGGCCATGCCTCCCCCGGTATCTACGCGCGCGCGTTCCTCGAGGGCCGGCTCAGCGAGACACAACTGGACGCCTTCCGGCGCGAGGGCGTTCCCGGCGGTCTTTCCTCATACCCGCATCCGCGGCTCATGCCCAACTTCTGGGAGTTCCCGACCGTCTCGATGGGCCTCGGCCCGATCGACGCGATCTACCAGGCTCGTTTCAACCGCTATCTGCTGAACCGCGAGATCAAGGACACGTCGGGCAGCCGGGTGTGGGCGTTCCTGGGCGACGGCGAGATGGACGAGCCGGAGTCGATCGGCGCGCTCGGCGTCGCCGCCCGTGAGGAGCTCGACAACCTGATCTTCGTGGTGAACTGCAACCTGCAGCGCCTCGACGGGCCGGTCCGCGGCAACGGCAAGATCATGCAGGAGCTGGAGGCGCTGTTCCGCGGCGCCGGCTGGAACGTCATCAAGGTGGTCTGGGGCCGGGACTGGGACCCACTGCTGGCCAAGGACACCGACGGCGCGCTCGTGAACAGGATGAACACGACGCCGGACGGCCAGTTCCAGACGTACTCGACCTCGCCCGGCTCCTACATCCGTGAGCACTTCTTCGGCTCGGACGCGCGACTTCGCCGAATGGTCGCGGATCTTTCCGACGACGACCTGCGCAAGCTCTCCCGCGGTGGCCACGACTACCGCAAGCTCTACGCCGCCTACAAGGCCGCCACGGAGCACGCGGGCCAGCCGACGGTCATCCTCGCGCACACCATCAAGGGCTGGACGCTGGGCAAGGACTTCGAGGGCCGCAACGCGACCCACCAGATGAAGAAGCTCACCAAGTCGGAGCTCAAGGAACTGCGTGACCGGCTCTACCTGGAGATCCCGGACTCGGCCCTGGAGGCGGACCTGCCGCCGTACTACCACCCGGGCCCGGACTCCGAGGAGATCCAGTACATGAAGGAGCGCCGGTCCGCGCTCGGTGGCTCGGTGCCACGCCGGGTGGTGCGCGCCAGGCCGCTGCCGCAGCCGCCGGCGTCGATGTTCGACATTCTGCGCAAGGGTTCGGGCAAGCAGCCGGTGGCGACGACGA
Above is a window of Pseudofrankia saprophytica DNA encoding:
- a CDS encoding DUF3052 domain-containing protein, translated to MSPTAANAEGQRRAERLGVVAGTMVQSINEDDDIAGDLLEAVVAASGTELVPEGSDDVVDIVLLWWRDDDGDLANALIDARRQLSDQGIIWLLTPKAGRSGHVEPSDVLDAVPTAGLVQTSTVNVAQEWTCMRLAAPKSQRVRHR
- a CDS encoding secondary thiamine-phosphate synthase enzyme YjbQ, with translation MDTTTISVRTGRSDRVHDLTGEAGRFVAGRGDGLLSVFVPHATAGVAILELGSGSDEDLLAALAGLLPADDRWRHAHGSAGHGRSHVMPAFIPPSLTVPVIGGRLALGTWQSVALVDLNVDNPDRTVRFSFLSG
- the aceE gene encoding pyruvate dehydrogenase (acetyl-transferring), homodimeric type, with the translated sequence MAQDSNRKFSVITDGLPSQLPDVDPSETSEWLESLDAVIAEQGRGRARFLMLKLLERARANAVGVPSLTSTDFINTISPEQEPWFPGDEHVERRIRAYIRWNAAIMVSRANRPEYNVGGHIATYASSASLYEVGFNHFFSGKDHLTSSPGSSSGDQIFIQGHASPGIYARAFLEGRLSETQLDAFRREGVPGGLSSYPHPRLMPNFWEFPTVSMGLGPIDAIYQARFNRYLLNREIKDTSGSRVWAFLGDGEMDEPESIGALGVAAREELDNLIFVVNCNLQRLDGPVRGNGKIMQELEALFRGAGWNVIKVVWGRDWDPLLAKDTDGALVNRMNTTPDGQFQTYSTSPGSYIREHFFGSDARLRRMVADLSDDDLRKLSRGGHDYRKLYAAYKAATEHAGQPTVILAHTIKGWTLGKDFEGRNATHQMKKLTKSELKELRDRLYLEIPDSALEADLPPYYHPGPDSEEIQYMKERRSALGGSVPRRVVRARPLPQPPASMFDILRKGSGKQPVATTMAFVRLLKDLMKSKELGARFVPVIPDEARTFGMDAMFPTAKIYSPHGQKYESVDRDLLLSYQESESGQMLHEGISEAGSMGSVIAAGTAYATHAQHMIPVYVFYSMFGFQRTGDQMWAFGDQLGRGFLLGATAGRTTLNGEGLQHQDGHSLLLASTNPACVAYDPAFGFEIAHITRDALDRMYGERDENVFYYLSVYNEPYPQPAEPAGLDPAQVIAGMYRFRAAEELPSPAAPGGDGAAAPRAQLLASGVAMRWALTAQEMLAADFGVAADVWSVTSWNELRRDALQSERANLLNPEQPESVPFVTRMLAGTPGPAVAVSDWMRAVPDQIARWVPQPYTSLGTDGFGRSDTRAALRRHFNVDAESIVVATLESLVRTGEIKASVVEEAIARYDLRGAAAVAGTPAGEADERPISG